From Halalkalicoccus sp. CG83, one genomic window encodes:
- a CDS encoding ATP-dependent helicase, with translation MADSHVTRLFGGPGSGKTTALLDRVEEILESDDVGIRDVLVVSYTRAAASEVRERLAERLDVSPRSLQGNVCTMHAKAYELLDLSRADVVGEKQKKEFCEDYGLEFEDEYSGAGRRTARSTTLGNKIIATSQWLQRTNREVADWYDIPFQWDDEEIRLPPEVDDRAMSGNKYTPTWPSDDDRVDVPEAIRAWRSYKGENGLVGFADMLERVEQRSLVPNVDYLVIDEFQDITTLQYAVYEEWKPHMEGVLIAGDDDQVVYAWQGADPNLLLDAEVDEDVVLPNSYRLPSRILDVVNREVRHIEKRQEKDLNPRKEGGLVEAVESPSMLNLVRNVRATVSETPDETVMVLFRARYQMFQFIDEFITEGMPFKVLTDQRMWTDRLQQFVSAVEKLDEGEDITGLEARRLADMLADSAFGSNERDELFDALDAREEETGVENVADMSVPPELIREYAPFVPDPVSASDMSRKITSFQRKSVKSYFATGTYRGDDPARVRIGTIHSAKGREADHVFVATDLTEKVVEQMAATIEQEEVPLDEEFTRTTSPVPVLTDNERRVFYVGMSRARERLVLLENLVNGAPTLPIDVLLCNEPRETPVEQLIAESEAESESESAADAPLQ, from the coding sequence ATGGCTGATTCACACGTCACCCGGCTGTTCGGTGGCCCGGGTAGCGGGAAGACCACCGCGCTTCTCGACCGCGTCGAAGAGATCCTCGAGAGCGATGACGTCGGGATCCGCGACGTGCTCGTCGTCTCGTACACTCGCGCCGCCGCCTCGGAGGTCCGCGAGCGCCTCGCCGAACGCCTCGACGTCTCGCCGCGATCGCTCCAGGGGAACGTCTGTACGATGCACGCGAAGGCGTACGAACTGCTGGATCTCTCGCGTGCGGACGTCGTCGGCGAGAAGCAGAAGAAGGAGTTCTGCGAGGACTACGGCCTGGAGTTCGAGGACGAGTACAGCGGCGCGGGCCGCCGGACGGCACGCTCGACGACGCTCGGCAACAAGATCATCGCCACCAGCCAGTGGCTCCAGCGCACGAACCGGGAGGTCGCCGACTGGTACGACATCCCCTTCCAGTGGGACGACGAGGAGATCCGCCTGCCTCCCGAGGTCGACGACCGGGCGATGTCGGGCAACAAGTACACACCGACGTGGCCGAGCGACGACGACCGGGTCGACGTCCCCGAGGCGATCCGCGCCTGGCGCTCGTACAAGGGCGAGAACGGACTCGTCGGCTTCGCGGACATGCTCGAGCGGGTGGAACAGCGATCGCTCGTCCCGAACGTCGACTACCTCGTGATCGACGAGTTCCAGGACATCACCACGCTCCAGTACGCCGTCTACGAGGAGTGGAAACCCCACATGGAGGGCGTGCTGATCGCCGGCGACGACGACCAGGTCGTCTACGCGTGGCAGGGCGCGGACCCCAACCTGCTGCTCGACGCCGAGGTCGACGAGGACGTCGTCCTCCCCAACTCCTACCGGCTCCCCTCGCGAATCCTCGACGTCGTCAACCGCGAGGTCCGCCACATCGAGAAACGCCAGGAGAAGGACCTCAACCCCCGCAAGGAGGGTGGACTCGTCGAGGCCGTCGAGAGTCCCTCGATGCTGAATCTGGTGCGGAACGTCCGCGCGACGGTCTCGGAGACGCCCGACGAGACGGTGATGGTGCTGTTCCGCGCTCGCTATCAGATGTTCCAGTTCATCGACGAGTTCATCACCGAGGGGATGCCGTTCAAGGTTCTCACCGACCAGCGGATGTGGACCGATCGCCTCCAGCAGTTCGTCTCGGCGGTCGAGAAGCTCGACGAGGGCGAGGACATCACCGGGCTGGAGGCACGCCGGCTCGCGGACATGCTCGCCGACTCGGCGTTCGGCTCGAACGAGCGCGACGAACTGTTCGACGCGCTCGACGCCCGCGAGGAGGAGACCGGCGTCGAGAACGTCGCCGACATGAGCGTTCCCCCCGAACTCATCCGCGAGTACGCCCCGTTCGTCCCCGACCCCGTCTCGGCGTCGGACATGTCCCGGAAGATCACCAGCTTCCAGCGAAAGAGCGTGAAGTCCTACTTCGCGACCGGCACCTATCGCGGCGACGACCCCGCACGGGTACGGATCGGGACGATCCACTCCGCAAAGGGCCGCGAGGCGGACCACGTCTTCGTCGCGACCGACCTCACCGAGAAGGTGGTCGAGCAGATGGCCGCCACGATCGAACAGGAGGAGGTCCCCCTCGACGAGGAGTTCACTCGGACGACCAGCCCCGTCCCGGTGCTCACCGACAACGAGCGTCGCGTGTTCTACGTCGGGATGAGTCGGGCCCGCGAGCGGCTCGTACTGCTCGAGAACCTCGTCAACGGTGCGCCGACGCTCCCGATCGACGTGCTGCTCTGTAACGAGCCGCGCGAGACGCCGGTCGAGCAGCTGATCGCGGAGTCGGAGGCCGAATCGGAGTCGGAGTCGGCGGCGGACGCCCCCCTCCAGTGA
- a CDS encoding DUF7563 family protein: MPECQNCGSFVTEAYARVFTPPGEEDPRVCPDCEDKIRDGARIREARSSRGN, translated from the coding sequence ATGCCGGAGTGCCAGAACTGTGGTTCGTTCGTGACGGAGGCGTACGCCCGAGTGTTCACACCGCCGGGCGAGGAGGACCCCCGCGTCTGCCCCGACTGTGAGGACAAGATCCGCGACGGTGCACGGATACGCGAGGCGCGTTCATCGCGGGGCAACTGA
- a CDS encoding HVO_0416 family zinc finger protein, which produces MATSQETDEMLDQFLSQRGHETAPAGWETDYNKKQCPECGGLHDQSAMDCSVCGWTPR; this is translated from the coding sequence ATGGCCACCTCACAGGAGACCGACGAGATGCTCGATCAGTTCCTGTCCCAGCGCGGGCACGAGACGGCGCCGGCGGGCTGGGAGACCGACTACAACAAGAAACAGTGTCCGGAGTGTGGCGGCCTTCACGACCAATCCGCGATGGACTGCTCGGTCTGTGGGTGGACCCCTCGATAG
- a CDS encoding alpha/beta hydrolase produces MDDSPLVHVSNEPDDPVEDAAPAVVVIHGRGADEHDLLPIAERLPGSLHVLSVRAPDRLQGGYTWYDLDLSAGGLHASQPDEEGFRRSLDLIHEFVDWAIDSYDLDPERVGLLGFSQGAITSLSALIERPERYAWVVALNGYLAASHEDRVEAAADKPVFVGAGETDRIIPAERAERAATLLREAGADVRFERYRAGHGTTPEEIEDVAEWVDERLG; encoded by the coding sequence ATGGACGATTCGCCGCTCGTTCACGTCAGCAACGAACCCGACGACCCCGTCGAGGACGCCGCTCCGGCGGTCGTGGTGATCCACGGCCGCGGCGCGGACGAACACGACCTGCTGCCGATCGCCGAGCGGTTGCCCGGCTCGCTGCACGTCCTCAGCGTTCGCGCACCCGATCGGCTCCAGGGCGGCTACACGTGGTACGACCTCGACCTCTCGGCGGGGGGGCTCCACGCCAGCCAGCCCGACGAGGAGGGGTTCCGGCGCAGTCTCGACCTGATCCACGAGTTCGTCGACTGGGCGATCGACTCCTACGACCTCGACCCCGAACGGGTGGGGCTGTTGGGGTTCAGCCAGGGGGCGATCACGAGCCTCTCGGCGCTAATCGAGCGGCCCGAACGCTACGCGTGGGTGGTCGCGCTCAACGGCTACCTGGCGGCCTCCCACGAGGACCGCGTCGAGGCGGCGGCGGACAAGCCCGTCTTCGTCGGCGCCGGCGAGACCGATCGGATCATCCCTGCAGAACGAGCGGAGCGCGCCGCCACGCTGCTGCGCGAGGCCGGCGCGGACGTCCGGTTCGAGCGCTACCGGGCCGGTCACGGCACCACGCCCGAGGAGATCGAGGACGTCGCCGAGTGGGTCGACGAGCGGCTCGGGTAG
- a CDS encoding NosD domain-containing protein, which produces MTGFGIGVRFEAVEDGRIAGIVARDNADGIGFYYWANGIDVENNRLIENGAGFNTYGDPDVYGGPADNVIEHNDIESNATGVRLGHETHEHTFGYNRIVGNDNGVVHSALFTSGNDYHHNAICGNEVYGIHNPDVFFSDVVGETDDDFRIEDVVEATENYWGAANGPSSYGDPEEPFTDPGTGRPADGDGDAISESLDPGVANVRFDPFLESAPEDVGIDP; this is translated from the coding sequence GTGACCGGGTTCGGAATCGGGGTTCGGTTCGAAGCGGTCGAAGACGGCCGTATTGCCGGCATCGTCGCTCGAGATAACGCCGATGGGATCGGGTTTTACTACTGGGCGAACGGGATCGACGTTGAGAACAATCGACTGATCGAGAACGGCGCCGGATTCAACACGTACGGCGATCCGGACGTCTACGGCGGGCCCGCAGATAACGTGATCGAACACAACGACATCGAGTCGAACGCGACGGGGGTCCGCCTCGGACATGAAACCCACGAGCACACGTTCGGCTACAACCGGATCGTCGGAAACGATAACGGAGTGGTGCATAGCGCCCTCTTCACGAGCGGGAACGACTACCACCACAACGCCATCTGTGGCAACGAGGTCTATGGAATCCACAATCCCGACGTGTTCTTCAGCGACGTCGTCGGCGAGACCGATGACGACTTCCGGATCGAGGACGTCGTCGAGGCGACGGAGAACTACTGGGGAGCGGCGAACGGCCCCTCGAGCTACGGCGACCCGGAAGAACCGTTCACCGATCCCGGAACCGGCCGCCCCGCGGACGGCGACGGCGACGCGATCAGCGAGTCGCTCGACCCCGGCGTCGCGAACGTCCGATTCGATCCCTTCCTCGAATCGGCGCCCGAGGACGTCGGTATCGACCCGTAA
- a CDS encoding oligosaccharide flippase family protein, giving the protein MDQSLLTRFISVFSGRIGDLLLSMMITPVLVRLLGASQYGDYAVMMSLLGMVMIAVNSGVFDGIRKYVSEERSTELWTEHVFAFYTRIGALFSAVAILATLAIVRLGVVDRVFGAGFREYFYLLCFLILGVQVYQIGRGTLMGLGQEAYSEPFVVVQKALFGVFAVALAWVGYGVGGVLFGYLLATVVCAIGTVALVRRHLSLGHLVKPLDPAFPRRELLSFNGLSIVLVLLMTSLYHVDILLLQPLAGSEQTGYYKAALVVAEFLWFAPFAIQLLLLQSSSQMWADERLERITRIAGQVTRYTVLLTVLCALGIAALADAFVGLYFGTEFTPAVVPLLLLLPGALGFAVVRPILAIGQGRGALRVLIAATGVAAGMNLLLNVALIPLYGMRGAAVATSIGYGSMFVFHVWSARRIGFDPLADLRPRAVIVTALASAPVIFGVDALIQSPVRSLILVPPAGFVAFVGAAFATGAVRTADVREALDGLPIDSQRLKRVLD; this is encoded by the coding sequence ATGGATCAGTCACTGCTCACTCGATTCATCTCCGTCTTCAGCGGGCGGATCGGGGATCTCCTGCTCTCGATGATGATAACGCCGGTGTTGGTCCGGCTGTTGGGCGCCTCCCAGTACGGCGACTACGCCGTGATGATGTCGCTGCTGGGGATGGTGATGATCGCAGTCAACTCGGGGGTCTTCGACGGCATCCGGAAGTACGTCTCCGAGGAACGCTCGACCGAACTCTGGACGGAGCACGTCTTCGCGTTCTACACCCGGATCGGCGCGCTCTTCTCGGCCGTCGCCATTCTCGCGACCCTCGCGATCGTCCGATTGGGCGTGGTCGATCGGGTCTTCGGGGCCGGGTTTCGGGAGTACTTCTATCTGCTCTGTTTCCTGATCCTCGGGGTCCAGGTCTACCAGATCGGCCGCGGAACGCTGATGGGACTGGGCCAGGAGGCGTACTCCGAGCCGTTCGTCGTGGTCCAGAAGGCGCTGTTCGGCGTCTTCGCCGTGGCGCTTGCGTGGGTCGGCTACGGCGTCGGCGGCGTGCTGTTCGGCTACCTCCTGGCGACCGTCGTCTGTGCGATCGGGACCGTTGCGCTCGTTCGACGACACCTCTCGCTCGGTCACCTCGTAAAGCCGCTCGATCCGGCGTTCCCCCGCCGTGAACTCCTCTCGTTCAACGGGCTCAGTATCGTCCTCGTGCTGTTGATGACCTCGCTGTATCACGTCGACATTCTCCTGTTGCAGCCGCTGGCGGGCAGCGAACAGACGGGCTACTACAAGGCGGCGCTGGTCGTCGCGGAGTTCCTCTGGTTCGCGCCGTTCGCCATCCAGTTGCTGTTGCTCCAGAGCAGCTCCCAGATGTGGGCTGACGAACGCCTCGAGCGCATCACGAGGATCGCCGGCCAGGTCACCCGCTACACCGTCCTCCTGACGGTGCTGTGTGCGCTCGGTATCGCCGCGCTCGCCGACGCGTTCGTCGGCCTCTACTTCGGGACGGAGTTCACGCCGGCCGTCGTTCCCCTCCTTCTCCTCCTGCCGGGGGCGCTCGGGTTCGCCGTCGTCCGGCCGATCCTGGCGATCGGCCAGGGGCGAGGCGCGCTCCGAGTACTCATCGCCGCGACCGGCGTCGCCGCGGGAATGAACCTCCTGCTCAACGTCGCCCTCATTCCGCTCTACGGAATGCGGGGTGCCGCCGTCGCCACCAGCATCGGCTACGGGTCGATGTTCGTCTTCCACGTCTGGAGCGCCCGCCGGATCGGATTCGACCCGCTCGCCGACCTCCGACCGCGGGCGGTCATCGTTACCGCTCTGGCGTCCGCCCCGGTCATCTTCGGAGTCGACGCGCTGATCCAGTCGCCGGTCCGTTCCCTGATTCTCGTCCCGCCGGCCGGGTTCGTGGCGTTCGTCGGCGCCGCGTTCGCCACCGGCGCCGTTCGGACGGCGGACGTTCGGGAGGCCCTCGACGGTCTCCCGATCGACTCACAGCGTCTGAAACGCGTCCTCGACTGA
- a CDS encoding HTH domain-containing protein: MTEDAIRAVLRLRTLGPSGLNLPQTEVVDRLRTLDEEGSIADLDVDVWGGSMGITRTGDRDPDGTRETVAEYEQWATEQGCTLRPAFDRRSGEPADDGKGRRGRIVTPLITLAIHAGEELRAVYPHVKDGDVRTIHDGIEALESMDRDAERSKDESRGRVAALPQ; encoded by the coding sequence ATGACCGAGGATGCGATCCGGGCGGTTCTACGGCTGCGGACGCTGGGCCCGTCCGGACTCAACCTCCCACAGACCGAGGTCGTCGATCGCCTCCGGACGCTCGACGAGGAGGGTTCGATCGCCGATCTCGACGTCGACGTCTGGGGTGGGTCGATGGGAATCACGCGGACGGGAGATCGTGATCCGGACGGCACGCGCGAGACGGTGGCGGAGTACGAGCAGTGGGCGACCGAGCAGGGCTGTACGCTCCGTCCCGCCTTCGATCGACGCTCCGGCGAACCCGCGGACGACGGGAAGGGACGGCGCGGACGGATCGTCACGCCGCTCATCACGCTCGCCATCCACGCCGGCGAGGAGCTTCGAGCGGTCTATCCCCACGTGAAGGACGGCGACGTCCGGACGATCCACGACGGTATCGAAGCGCTCGAATCGATGGACCGCGACGCCGAGCGGTCGAAGGACGAGAGCCGCGGGAGAGTAGCAGCCCTGCCCCAGTGA
- a CDS encoding PHP domain-containing protein translates to MLVTHDYHTHSTYSDGTGLPWMVAAAEEAGLDAIGFADHCNVSERESAVREKYEKGFNLDLTYERRREAIEGLRERTDLTIYDAVELDYDPRDEEEIRTFLAETGFDYALGSVHDLDGTDVQDPAQFDAMADEDCRAVVDAYYEALVELVESELFAVAAHVDLVERTPPLRGYAGEEHFEAVADAFERSRTVPEINAGRILRKYGEFHPAPDFLAALDERGIPFVAGSDAHSPEELRDRLPELEERFAELEVEPARPLG, encoded by the coding sequence GTGCTCGTTACCCACGACTACCACACCCACTCGACGTACTCCGACGGAACGGGGCTGCCGTGGATGGTCGCCGCCGCCGAGGAGGCGGGTCTGGATGCGATCGGCTTCGCGGACCACTGCAACGTCTCCGAGCGCGAGTCGGCGGTTCGCGAGAAGTACGAGAAGGGCTTCAACCTCGATCTGACCTACGAGCGCCGCCGAGAGGCGATCGAGGGGCTCCGCGAACGGACCGATCTGACGATCTACGACGCCGTCGAGCTCGACTACGATCCGCGCGACGAGGAGGAGATCCGGACGTTCCTTGCGGAGACGGGGTTCGACTACGCGCTGGGGAGCGTCCACGACCTCGACGGCACGGACGTCCAGGACCCGGCACAGTTCGACGCGATGGCCGACGAGGACTGCCGGGCGGTCGTGGACGCCTACTACGAGGCGCTCGTCGAACTCGTGGAATCGGAGCTGTTCGCCGTCGCCGCCCACGTCGACCTGGTCGAGCGTACCCCCCCGCTCCGTGGGTACGCCGGCGAGGAACACTTCGAGGCGGTCGCCGACGCCTTCGAGCGCTCCCGGACGGTCCCCGAGATCAACGCCGGGAGGATCCTCCGGAAGTACGGCGAGTTCCACCCCGCCCCCGACTTCCTCGCGGCCCTCGACGAGCGCGGGATCCCCTTCGTCGCCGGCTCGGACGCCCACTCGCCGGAGGAGCTCCGGGATCGGCTGCCCGAACTCGAGGAGCGCTTCGCCGAACTCGAAGTGGAGCCGGCACGTCCGCTCGGTTAG
- a CDS encoding C2H2-type zinc finger protein, which produces MVQDPRDDDETEEDDEFRCAICNETFESQQELEEHGEQHDEVDDEELSEQP; this is translated from the coding sequence ATGGTGCAGGATCCCAGGGACGACGACGAGACCGAGGAGGACGACGAGTTCCGCTGTGCGATCTGTAACGAGACGTTCGAGTCCCAGCAGGAACTGGAGGAACACGGAGAGCAACACGACGAGGTAGACGACGAGGAGCTCTCCGAACAGCCGTAA
- a CDS encoding carboxypeptidase M32, whose protein sequence is MATEAAADERSTYERFLEKVRRIENLGAGASMLRWDQEVKMPDEGIQARSQQLSTLSAVIHEEFTDEEMGEYLAELEGADLDPDQAAVVREVRREYERKTRVPTDLVGEISRTTSEALPQWKEAKAEDDFSIFAPVLEELLELKKEYAEHIDPDADPYAVLFADYEPYIELETAEEMLARLRDELVPLVDEIADSDAELATDAFSGEFDENVQEELARDALDVLGYDWDRGRLDTAPHPFSIGNQFDARVTTRFDATDPLGGLTSTIHEFGHATYTLGLPDEEYGTPLGDSRDLTVHESQSRLWENHVGRSRAFWELFLPRFQKRFPQTADLEVEEAYEAANQVYDDNLIRVEADELTYHMHIVLRFEIERELIEGDLDVEDVPEAWNDRMEEYLGVRPETDAEGCLQDIHWSHGSFGYFPTYSLGSVLAAQLFAHAEREIDDLEGRIREGEFDPLRDWLGENVHRHGCRYTTPELIEEATGESFTADHFLGYVEEKYGELYDL, encoded by the coding sequence ATGGCTACGGAAGCCGCGGCCGACGAACGCTCGACCTACGAGCGATTCCTCGAGAAGGTCCGTCGCATCGAGAACCTCGGCGCGGGCGCGAGCATGCTCCGGTGGGACCAGGAGGTCAAGATGCCCGACGAGGGCATCCAGGCGCGCTCCCAGCAGCTCTCGACGCTCTCGGCGGTGATCCACGAGGAGTTCACCGACGAGGAGATGGGTGAGTACCTCGCGGAGCTCGAGGGGGCCGATCTGGATCCGGATCAGGCGGCCGTCGTCCGCGAGGTGCGCCGGGAGTACGAGCGAAAGACCCGCGTTCCGACCGACCTGGTCGGGGAGATCTCGCGCACCACCTCCGAGGCGCTCCCTCAGTGGAAGGAGGCGAAGGCCGAGGACGACTTCTCGATCTTCGCGCCCGTCCTGGAGGAGCTGCTCGAACTCAAGAAGGAGTACGCCGAACACATCGATCCCGACGCCGACCCCTACGCGGTGCTGTTCGCGGACTACGAGCCCTACATCGAGCTCGAGACGGCCGAGGAGATGCTCGCTCGACTGCGCGACGAACTCGTCCCGCTGGTCGACGAGATCGCCGACAGCGACGCGGAACTCGCGACCGACGCCTTCTCCGGCGAGTTCGACGAGAACGTCCAGGAGGAACTCGCCCGTGACGCCCTCGACGTCCTCGGATACGACTGGGACCGGGGCCGGCTCGACACCGCGCCGCATCCCTTCTCGATCGGCAACCAGTTCGACGCCCGCGTCACGACCCGGTTCGACGCCACCGACCCCCTCGGCGGGCTCACGAGCACGATCCACGAGTTCGGCCACGCCACCTACACGCTCGGGTTGCCCGACGAGGAGTACGGAACGCCGCTCGGCGACTCGCGCGACCTCACGGTCCACGAGTCACAGTCCCGCCTCTGGGAGAATCACGTAGGTAGGTCACGAGCGTTCTGGGAACTCTTTCTCCCCCGCTTCCAGAAGCGGTTCCCCCAGACCGCCGATCTGGAGGTCGAGGAGGCCTACGAGGCCGCAAACCAGGTGTACGACGACAACCTCATCCGGGTCGAGGCGGACGAGCTCACCTACCACATGCACATCGTCCTTCGGTTCGAGATCGAGCGCGAACTCATCGAGGGCGATCTCGACGTCGAAGACGTGCCCGAGGCGTGGAACGACCGGATGGAGGAGTATCTCGGCGTCCGCCCGGAGACCGACGCGGAGGGCTGTCTACAGGACATCCACTGGAGCCACGGCTCCTTCGGCTACTTCCCGACCTACTCGCTGGGGAGCGTGCTGGCCGCCCAGTTGTTCGCCCACGCCGAACGGGAGATCGACGACCTCGAGGGGCGGATCCGCGAGGGCGAGTTCGACCCGCTTCGCGACTGGCTCGGGGAGAACGTTCACCGCCACGGCTGTCGCTACACCACCCCGGAGCTGATCGAGGAGGCGACCGGCGAGTCGTTCACCGCCGACCACTTTCTCGGGTACGTCGAGGAGAAGTACGGCGAGCTCTACGACCTATAG
- a CDS encoding putative sodium/potassium/calcium exchanger: MSRSQIPDQPPRRNEQSGLRRSQKLLLVAGVVLFVVGLLATFGLPAFDLGLTGSSGEDTGEAASGANGTGNADAGGSANESDNGTDADADGDGANGSDDGSDDPDGQTGATEPDENDEAGGSDQTDESGDEGSPLIDFGGDDAESGASDGDGADEQTDEDQTGDEEPANGADQGEETPTGESDQVESGQDDGDTETNDEQTSGGEQADENAPSENGGQNDQTDGGQTDDGQDDQTDQADAGGQTNEEDGTTDGDGQSGENTQTEDDQTAAGDSQTEADQADEGQTNGTNDDANDEDEQVGENGTNDEGDGNAGSGQNAGGDRTSEANDTTGESGQTGDGGEQNEGNENGGDQADADDQPDDGNETSDEAGQTSDQVTGGNDQDGENESSGDAQASGEDQNEGNESDGDGQADVSEQATDGNETNDEDGQTSSQASGGDDRNEGNESGGNDQTDGGGDQDEGNENGGDDQTDADEQTGDETGGGEGADGDDQATGDSGADDDGDQNGDQAGEDSGNDGAESDGDDPVDEEEEAPSDGEQTGEGQNQDDAPPDGVPPEQPPDDAPGSGDAGGDDGPPVGN; this comes from the coding sequence TTGAGTCGATCGCAGATTCCAGACCAGCCACCCCGCAGGAACGAGCAGTCGGGGTTGCGACGGTCACAGAAACTGCTGTTAGTCGCAGGCGTGGTGCTGTTCGTCGTCGGCCTCCTCGCGACGTTCGGACTCCCGGCGTTCGATCTCGGCCTCACCGGCTCGTCCGGGGAGGACACGGGCGAGGCAGCGTCGGGAGCCAACGGGACCGGAAACGCCGACGCAGGCGGATCGGCGAACGAGTCCGATAACGGTACCGACGCGGACGCGGACGGCGACGGAGCGAACGGGTCCGATGACGGCTCGGACGATCCGGACGGCCAGACCGGAGCTACCGAACCCGACGAGAACGACGAGGCCGGCGGGAGCGATCAGACGGACGAGAGCGGCGATGAAGGAAGCCCGCTCATCGACTTCGGCGGCGACGACGCTGAGAGCGGTGCTTCGGACGGCGACGGCGCGGACGAGCAGACCGACGAGGACCAGACCGGCGATGAGGAGCCCGCGAACGGGGCGGACCAGGGCGAGGAGACGCCGACCGGCGAGAGCGATCAGGTCGAGTCGGGACAGGACGACGGGGATACGGAGACGAACGATGAGCAAACCTCCGGCGGCGAGCAGGCCGACGAGAACGCTCCGTCCGAGAACGGCGGCCAGAACGACCAGACTGATGGCGGCCAGACCGACGACGGCCAAGACGACCAAACCGATCAGGCCGACGCGGGCGGGCAAACCAACGAGGAGGATGGGACGACCGACGGAGACGGTCAGAGCGGCGAGAACACGCAGACCGAAGACGACCAGACGGCCGCGGGCGATAGCCAGACCGAGGCCGACCAGGCCGACGAAGGCCAGACCAACGGAACGAACGACGACGCGAACGACGAGGACGAACAAGTCGGTGAGAACGGGACGAACGACGAGGGAGACGGGAACGCCGGCAGTGGCCAGAACGCGGGCGGCGATCGGACCAGTGAAGCGAACGACACGACCGGCGAGAGTGGACAAACCGGCGATGGGGGAGAGCAGAACGAGGGAAATGAGAACGGCGGTGACCAGGCCGACGCGGACGATCAGCCCGATGACGGGAACGAGACGAGCGACGAGGCCGGACAGACGAGCGATCAGGTCACCGGCGGGAACGATCAGGACGGGGAAAACGAGAGCAGCGGCGACGCCCAGGCCAGCGGGGAGGATCAGAACGAGGGAAATGAGAGCGACGGCGACGGTCAAGCCGACGTGAGCGAGCAGGCCACCGACGGAAACGAAACGAACGATGAGGACGGGCAGACGAGCAGCCAGGCTAGCGGAGGAGACGATCGGAACGAGGGAAACGAGAGCGGCGGTAACGATCAGACCGACGGAGGGGGCGATCAGGACGAGGGAAATGAGAACGGCGGCGACGACCAAACCGACGCGGACGAGCAGACCGGCGACGAAACCGGCGGAGGCGAGGGGGCGGACGGCGACGATCAGGCGACCGGTGACTCGGGCGCCGATGACGACGGCGACCAGAACGGGGACCAAGCGGGCGAGGACTCCGGGAACGACGGGGCCGAGTCGGATGGGGACGACCCGGTCGATGAAGAGGAGGAGGCGCCGAGCGACGGAGAGCAGACCGGAGAGGGTCAGAACCAGGACGATGCGCCGCCAGACGGCGTACCGCCGGAGCAGCCGCCCGACGACGCGCCGGGAAGCGGTGACGCTGGCGGAGACGACGGCCCGCCGGTCGGGAACTGA